The DNA segment CAATGAGAGGTCCATTTACTATAGGCGTCCCCTTGGTGGTTAAAAATCCCCGCTCCTGCCAGAGGACGGAATGAGTATGAACGATGAGATAGGCATATTTTGAGTCGGTGTAGATGGTGACTCGTTGTCCCTTAGATAGATGTAGAGCCCTGGTGAGAGCTATAAGTTCAGCCCTTTGGGAAGTAGTCCCAATTGGGAGGGGGACTGTCTCCACTACCGTCTCTGGGGTGACTACAGCATAGGCGGCGTGTCTCCGACCATCCGCAGCCAGGAAGGAGCTGCCATCTACAAAGAGTATACGGTCAGGGTTGGATAATGGCTGATCAGAGagtccagggtggggaggggtgagatCCTCTATGAGCTGCGGGCAGGAGTGAGTGGGTTCAGAGGTAGGCGAAGGTGTAGGCAACAGAGTTGCAGGATTTAAGcggggagaggtagagagggagattTGAGGGTTTTCGATGAATAGCAGATGGAAGAGTTGGAGATGAGAGGGGGTTAGGTGGGCCAGGGATCGGTGGCTAAGAAGATCCCCAAGTCGATGGGGGGAGTAAACCACGAGGGGTTGTCCCAAAGTCAATTTGAGAGCCTCCTTAGTTAAGGAGGCAGCAGCTGCGAGCGCCCTAAGGCAGGGCTGCCATCCGCGGGCGGTGCTGTCTAGCTGCTTAGATAGATAGGCTATAATCCGGTAAGTAGGTCCAACCGGTTGGGCCAAAAGGCCAGTAGCTGAACCCGACCGCTCCTCAGTGTAAAGGTGGAATGGTTTTGAAGGGTCAGGCAAAGTTAGTATCGGCCCAGCGGTGAGACAGTCTCTTAACTTGGAAAACAGGCGGCGGACCGAAGAGGGATCAGTGAGAGGACCCTGGGGAGTGTCCTTTGCCGCTTGGTATAAGGGGCGGgccaaaatagaaaagtttggaATCCAGTGTCTAAAGAAGCCAGCCAACCCGAGGAAGGAAAGTATTTCATCTGCCGTCTGAGGGGGTTGGAGCTCTCGTAGGAGGCGGATACGGTCTCCGGTAAGAGATTTAGAGGTGGGGGTCAGGTGGATTCCCAGATAAGTGACCGAAGGGGTGCAGAGTTGTGCCTTAGAGGGTGTGACCCGATACCCTTTGCTCCCTAGGAAGTTAAGTAGGGAGGTGGTGTCATCCTGGGAGATGGTgagggcagggctgcagaggaGGAGGTCGTCTACATATTGTAGTAAGGTACTAGCCTTAAGGAGGCATTGTTGTAAATCTGCAGCCAAGGCCTGACCAAAAATATGGGGGCTGTCCCGGAACCCCTGGGGTAGGACAGTCCAGGTTAATTGTCCAGAGGTATGTGTGTCTGGGTCTTCCCAGGTGAAGGCGAAAAGAAAGTAGGAATCGGGGTGTAGGGGAATAGTAAAAAAGGCATCCTTCAGGTCCAACACCGTAAAGTGAGTGGTGCTTGGAGGGATATGGGATAGCAGGGTATAAGGGTTAGGAACCACTGGATGGAGAGGGACTATTGCCTCATTAATGAGTCGGAGGTCCTGAACCAATCGATAAGCTCCGGAGGGTTTACGGACCGGCAGGATGGGGGAGTTACAGGGAGAGCTTATGGGAATCAGAAGTCCCTGACGCTTTAGTCGTTCTATGATCGGTTTGAGGCCGAGGCGATGGAGGAGGGAGATAGGGAACTGGGGTCTAGAGGGGAACTTGGAACCGtccttgagttttattttgaCGGGAGGGTGGTGGGAGGCCACTACAGGTTCCGAGGTATCCCATACTTGGGGGTTCACGAAGGGTAATTGATCCGGGGTAGGAGTAGATGGAGTGGAGAGATATAGGATGAGACGAgctgagggtgaggagggaggagagggggacaaATGAATAGTTGCCCCTAGCTTTTGGAGGATATCCCTACCCAGTAGGGGCACTGGGCATGAGGGAATCACCAGGAATGAGTGAGAGAAGGGGAACCCATCCAGGCTACAAGTAAGGGGAGGTGTGGCCCTAGGAGTGGAGGGGTTCCCGTCGATCCCCATAACAGCGACTGGTGAGGGTTGAGTAGGTCCCGCGTAGGAAGGCAGAACAGAATAGGTAGCCCCCGTATCCAGCAGAAAGGAGATGGACTTACCCGCTACCTGGAGCATGACCCTGGGCTCGGCCTGGGTGAGAGGGGCGGCCGAGGCTGGGCTCCGTCAGTCTCCTCCAGCCCGAGCAGTTGGAAGGCTGGACTCACCGTCTCGGGTCTTCCCCCGCGTTGAGGCGCCGAGGATTCCCTGAGGCTAGGGCAgtcggatttccagtggcccatcAAATGGCAGAGAGGGCATGGTCGAGTTGGTGCCCTCGGGTTGGGGCACTGACGGGCCCAATGGCCTTCAGCCCCGCCTTTGAAGCAGGCCCCCGGAGGGGTGCGGGTGGGTCCCCCTCTCTGCTGGCTCCTGGAGCCGCGGCCGCAGGGCTGCTGCCAAGGCCTGGGTTTGTAGCTGGACCTTCTGCTGGAGTCTGGCCTGTCGCTTCAGCTCTGCGGCTTCCTCACGGGAGTTAAAGACCTTAAATGCCATTCTCACTAGGTCAGAAATGGGGGTCTGAGGGCCTTCCTcgactttctttaattttttgcggATATCTGGGGCTGACTGAGAGATAAAATGTGTGGCTAGAACCGTGGCCCCCGCGGGACAGGCCGGGTCCAAGCGAGTGTACTGAATTAATGCCTCGGTCAGCCGGTTAAGGAATATAGCCGGGTTTTCGTCAGGGGCCTGTATGATTTCTCTGATCTTGTCATAATTTACGGCCTTATTAGAGGCCGCCCGCATGCCGGCGATGAGACATCGGACCATGTGGTCGCGGCGCCGGCGGCCATCTTGACCGTCTTGGTAACCCCAGCCTGGCTCTACGGCGGGGACCGCCTGAGCACCGACCGCCATTGTGGGGTCGGTCAGGTGGACCTGATCAGCGTGTCCCCGGGCAGCAGCCTGGATACGTTCCCTCTCCTCAGTGGTGAGGGTGGTGGTCTGGATGACATGTAAGTCATGCCAGGTTAGGTCATAGGCCTGCGCCAAGTATTGGAATTCCTTGATGTAGTTGTCGGGATTGGCCGAAAAGGAACCTAAGCGTTTTTCTATTTGGGATAGGTCTTGTAGAGAAAAGGGCGCATGGACTCGGACAACCCCTTCAGCCCCTGCAACCTCCCTCAAGGGGCAGACCAGGTCCGGGGAAGAGTTTTTGGATCTGGTACGGGCAGAgataggaggagaagggagggggctgGAAGGTGGTTGAGGttctggggctgggaggagaggaacGGTTGGAGAGGGTATGCtcgaggctgggcctgggcctggagtttCGGAGATTGAGGAAGGAGTCGGGGACACAGGTTGTTGGGGAGCGGGTTggtagggaggaggagacaggtgTGGGGCCCTTACAGGGGGCCTGGAGAGATCTTCAGGAGGCTCCAcgaggggggatggaggggccaAGTTGGAGTCTCTAGAGGTGGAGTGGGGAAGAGTCGGCGGGGGAGAGCGGGCTAGGAGTACCTGAAAGGTTGAGCAGCTAGAGCAGAGTTCTGGTCTGGAGCGCAGGGTCCAGAAAGCCTGGACATAGGGCACCTCAGACTATTTGCCTTGGCGTCTACAGAGATTATCAAGGTCCGTAAGTATCTGATAATCAAAAGTGCCTTCAGGTGGCCATTGCGCTTGGTTATTCAGCCGATATTGAGGCCAAGCGACGGTACAGTAATGGATAAGGCGTCGCCTTCGTAAGTCCTGGTCTAACTCCAGAGTTCGGAGATTAGCCAGTAGGCATCCTAAAGGCGTTTTGGAATCGAATTTGGACTGGGAGGTTCCCATGGCTCCTTCCCGTATCAGCTCAAGACTTGGAGGAGGGCGTCCCCTCGACTGTGAATTGAGCTGCTGCTTACAGAAGTGGTCACCGTGGAGTAAGGACGTCTCCTTTACTCCCCGGAACCGCGGAGCCACCAGGTGGCGGAGGAGGGTTTGCCCTGACGCGGCCGCGATTAGGACAGGGCGCCCCGGGAGAGGGTCGGAAACCAGGGAACACTCACCGCGAGGAGTCCGGTGACcccagcagagaaagagagcggAGTTCCAGTCCGACGGAAGAGGAGAGAGCCTCCGTGCTGTTGCAGGGGCTCGatctcctcccgggtttcggcaccaaatgttaagtttttttagtaactagacggaaatgagaccgccaaggcaagcgagggtccaagaacagattttattgcaggcaccctcgggcgaggttccacgactcacgggggaaagagagtgagtcgaggaagtcgccccaagacaaggtggtagggggtttacataacgttgtaagcagaacggtttcctattggttggctcatatgcaaaggaaggattgcaatccaaccagtcagagtgaccctcactatgcaaaggaaggattgcaattcgaccagtcaaaggtgacttcctcctctggggtttgaagggcattgggttcggttgaggaagtccaaaggagaggtgtaagggtctgctcaagctgtcatcccaagtggaggtggtgacaggaacttcagccattttggcgtatccgccatcttgaggagtttcccttcccgcctggccccaacaatATGGAGATTGTGGAgactgagaaaattaaggccattccactttaagttcagcgttagcacaagtacagccatcccaggcccctgtgaataagagcagAACTTTatcttacttcagttacaggaagaaaacagcttacagtttaaggtcctagaaagccccatattagaataagaacagagcccaagccaagggcaggaagcccctattagaataagaacagagctcaatgcccttgaaagccccatatcagaatgtaaacagaatttgagaaattcctccaccccttctggaggtcccctagaccagcccttaaaactaagctgaaacccacctcggggtccaagtccctgctccgctgtgtcaggtatacttggacccaagctcgagcttgcaaataaaccctcgtgtgtttgcatcggtgtcggctccttggtggtttctcggattctcaatcttgggcacaacagaggTCAGTGTAATCTACCATATCAGTAGGATAAGGAAGAAAATCTcatgatcatatcaattgatgcagagaaagtatttgacaaaagcTAATACCATTAATGTTAAAAATGATCAAACTAGAAAGGGAGgaaaacttcctcaacttgataaataTATCTACAAACAAAATTCTACAGCTATCATACTTAATGGCGAAGGACTTACTATCCTTTTAAGACTGTGAAGATTTCAGTCTCACTGCTCTTATTCAACATGATATTGCAAATTCTAGACTATATAATAAGGCAGAAAGGGGAGGGAAAGGTAATAAAATCacacagattggaaaggaagaaatacaactATCCCTATCTGCACATGATATGATTATCTAGATAGAAAATCTTGATTCTCCTAACAAACCTAGAATAAGTAGATTCAACAAGATTGCTGAATATACtatcaatacacacacacacaaattgtatttttaaaaaattttttaactcacaaccctgagatcaagatctgagctgagatcaagagtcacacttaactgactgagccaacccccccccaaattttATTTCTGCATATTAGTAAGGAGCACATAAATCTATATCAAAACTGTACTAGTATTTACAGTTGctccaaagaatatgaaattctTAGGTATAAATCCAACAAAacatgtacaagatctatatgcTGCAGTTTACAAAAATATTGCATCTGTATGATGCAATTTACATCATttctttgatgaaagaaataaaagaagacttgagtaaatggaaagatatatcatgcccatggattggaggACTCAACATACTTGTTGGGGAGAAAGAATCTACTGTGCCTTTAAAGGCCCTtttagctggactaagaatcaaattgacatgagataggttaacaggagaaaataaaattgaatagtgTATTTACCAGGAATCTGCGCAACATGGAGTTTCAAAGACAGTGAAGCAACATGAAGATTATAAGAGCTAAGGAGAGGAGTAGGGTCTAggatacaaagaaagaaagaccattaGCAGAAAGGTGgaagatatttggaaaacaaagattGCTGTGTTATGCAGGTAAGTT comes from the Canis aureus isolate CA01 chromosome 9, VMU_Caureus_v.1.0, whole genome shotgun sequence genome and includes:
- the LOC144321285 gene encoding uncharacterized protein LOC144321285, translated to MVRKNPTPLLSSYNLHVASLSLKLHVAQIPGDRAPATARRLSPLPSDWNSALFLCWGHRTPRGECSLVSDPLPGRPVLIAAASGQTLLRHLVAPRFRGVKETSLLHGDHFCKQQLNSQSRGRPPPSLELIREGAMGTSQSKFDSKTPLGCLLANLRTLELDQDLRRRRLIHYCTVAWPQYRLNNQSEVPYVQAFWTLRSRPELCSSCSTFQVLLARSPPPTLPHSTSRDSNLAPPSPLVEPPEDLSRPPVRAPHLSPPPYQPAPQQPVSPTPSSISETPGPGPASSIPSPTVPLLPAPEPQPPSSPLPSPPISARTRSKNSSPDLVCPLREVAGAEGVVRVHAPFSLQDLSQIEKRLGSFSANPDNYIKEFQYLAQAYDLTWHDLHVIQTTTLTTEERERIQAAARGHADQVHLTDPTMAVGAQAVPAVEPGWGYQDGQDGRRRRDHMVRCLIAGMRAASNKAVNYDKIREIIQAPDENPAIFLNRLTEALIQYTRLDPACPAGATVLATHFISQSAPDIRKKLKKVEEGPQTPISDLVRMAFKVFNSREEAAELKRQARLQQKVQLQTQALAAALRPRLQEPAERGTHPHPSGGLLQRRG